The Garra rufa chromosome 23, GarRuf1.0, whole genome shotgun sequence genome includes a region encoding these proteins:
- the LOC141298906 gene encoding zinc finger BED domain-containing protein 4-like: protein MSAVWAHFKIREDDSSKADCKLCSAKVSRGGKESTSFNTSNLIKHLKTHHSAEYTQFSQAKQANQQPTLTQVLQKREKMSGDNPRALKITEGIAYFIALDDQPLSAVENIGFRHLLGILEPRYEIPSRHHITTAMLPKVFHDVKKQVSGLLRDVSAVSFTTDIWSSSVCPMSLLSLTVQWIDDNFSLRHATLQAKPFRGSHTSKAIADAFDGMLQTWCIPKTSVHVVLRDNARNMIKGMNDAGLPSLPCAAHTLQLVVHEGLLSQRSVADALAIGRKIVGHFKHSPLAYSCLEDIQLEIGQPAKRLQQDVQTRWNSTFYMIQSLIEQKRALGVFVSEHELPDNLTAHQWALLEKVVTVLGPFEELTRKVSSSEAMAADVIPAVTVLQRFLSRETDDDHGIKTMKGTLAAAVRRRFSDVEEQPLYSIATLLDPRYKNLFFSNTNTAANAKEMLMRELLRSSGEEENHDLHEPPARKPRRDQASSSLDSIFDEIADEQAPVSLNRAQVGSTAQLETYLGETTISREDKPLQYWAVNKVRFPTLAKMASRYLSAPCSSVDSERLFSSVSHIVNEDRNRITADHAEMILFIKKNLPLILPKST from the exons ATGTCGGCGGTTTGGGCTCATTTCAAGATAAGGGAGGATGACAGCAGCAAGGCAGACTGTAAGTTATGTTCAGCTAAAGTGTCGAGAGGAGGAAAAGAAAGTACATCGTTTAACACCAGCAATCTCATTAAACATCTGAAGACGCATCATAGCGCTGAATACACACAGTTTAGTCAAGCTAAACAAGCAAATCAGCAGCCAACATTGACACAGGTTTTACAGAAGCGCGAGAAGATGTCAGGAGATAATCCACGGGCACTAAAAATAACAGAGGGAATTGCATACTTTATTGCACTTGATGACCAGCCATTGTCGGCTGTTGAAAATATAGGATTTCGACATCTTCTTGGCATACTGGAGCCGCGATACGAAATTCCGAGTCGCCATCACATTACAACCGCTATGCTACCGAAAGTGTTTCATGACGTGAAAAAGCAAGTCAGTGGACTGTTGCGTGACGTTTCGGCCGTCAGTTTTACAACAGATATTTGGTCAAGCAGTGTCTGCCCAATGTCTCtgctcagtttaactgtacaGTGGATTGATGACAACTTTTCTCTTCGCCATGCCACCTTGCAAGCAAAGCCGTTTCGGGGTTCGCACACCAGCAAAGCCATAGCAGACGCGTTTGATGGGATGCTTCAGACCTGGTGCATTCCGAAAACCTCTGTCCACGTCGTGCTACGAGACAACGCTAGAAATATGATTAAGGGCATGAATGATGCTGGACTCCCCAGCTTACCTTGTGCCGCTCACACTCTCCAGCTGGTGGTCCACGAAGGACTTTTGTCTCAGAGAAGTGTTGCTGATGCATTGGCTATTGGACGCAAAATCGTTGGCCATTTCAAACATTCTCCTCTAGCCTACTCCTGCCTCGAAGACATCCAGTTAGAGATCGGTCAGCCTGCAAAACGTCTACAGCAGGACGTACAGACCCGCTGGAACAGTACATTTTACATGATCCAGTCTCTGATTGAGCAGAAACGGGCTCTAGGAGTTTTTGTGTCCGAACATGAACTTCCTGATAATCTTACGGCTCACCAGTGGGCACTGCTGGAGAAGGTTGTAACTGTTCTGGGTCCGTTTGAGGAGTTAACACGAAAAGTTAGCTCTTCTGAAGCTATGGCAGCAGATGTGATTCCTGCTGTCACTGTACTGCAGCGATTTCTGTCTAGAGAGACCGACGATGACCatggcatcaaaactatgaaaggGACTTTAGCTGCAGCTGTCAGGAGGCGATTTTCTGATGTGGAAGAACAACCCCTCTACAGCATTGCTACTCTACTCGACCCCAG gtataaaaatctttttttctcaAACACCAACACTGCTGCAAATGCCAAGGAGATGCTGATGCGTGAGCTGTTGAGGTCGTCTGGAGAAGAGGAGAATCATGACCTGCACGAACCTCCTGCCAGAAAACCACGCAGGGACCAGGCAAGCAGCAGCCTGGACAGTATATTTGATGAAATAGCAGATGAGCAAGCACCAGTCTCTCTAAACAGAGCTCAAGTAGGTTCTACTGCACAATTAGAGACATACCTAGGGGAGACCACAATTTCTCGAGAAGACAAACCACTACAATACTGGGCAGTTAACAAAGTGCGGTTCCCTACTCTGGCCAAAATGGCATCCAGATACCTCTCAGCACCATGCAGTAGTGTTGACAGTGAAAGGCTGTTCAGCTCAGTGTCACATATTGTGAATGAAGACAGAAACAGAATCACAGCTGATCATGCAGAGATGATTTTGTTCATCAAAAAGAACCTGCCTCTCATTCTCCCAAAAAGTACCTAA